In a single window of the Subtercola sp. PAMC28395 genome:
- the coaA gene encoding type I pantothenate kinase, producing the protein MADPTSNPASHSAAGQTTPFVEIDRAEWAALAPATPHPLLETEIVQLRGLGEPLDMTEVSEVYLPLSRLLNLYAAGYKNLHRSTSDFLGEKARSTPFVIGVAGSVAVGKSTIARLLRELLARWDDTPRVELVTTDGFLLPNRELERLGLMNRKGFPESYDRKALLRFVTAIKSGASEVRAPFYSHLSYDIVADAQIVVHQPDILIVEGLNVLQPPTPGNRLAVSDLFDFTIYVDARTTDIARWYEERFLKLKKGAFASPSSYFHRYASLSDDEARQTANSIWESINQPNLLQNVLPTRSRATLVLRKDAQHHVSRVLLRKI; encoded by the coding sequence ATGGCCGATCCCACGTCGAATCCCGCGTCGCATTCAGCAGCGGGCCAGACCACCCCTTTTGTCGAGATTGACCGTGCTGAGTGGGCCGCGCTGGCACCGGCCACGCCGCATCCATTGCTCGAAACCGAAATCGTGCAACTCCGAGGTCTCGGCGAGCCGCTCGACATGACGGAGGTGTCAGAGGTCTACCTGCCGCTCAGCCGGCTTCTGAACCTGTATGCCGCCGGATACAAGAATCTCCATCGGTCGACGAGTGATTTTCTCGGGGAGAAGGCCAGGAGCACACCGTTCGTCATCGGCGTTGCGGGCTCTGTTGCCGTGGGAAAGTCGACGATCGCGCGTCTCCTGCGCGAGCTGCTTGCGCGCTGGGATGACACACCACGTGTCGAGCTTGTCACCACCGATGGGTTCCTGCTGCCCAACCGGGAACTCGAGCGACTGGGTCTCATGAATCGCAAGGGTTTCCCCGAGAGTTACGACCGAAAGGCGCTTCTCCGTTTCGTCACCGCGATCAAGAGCGGCGCAAGCGAAGTACGCGCGCCCTTCTACTCGCACCTGAGCTATGACATCGTCGCCGACGCCCAGATCGTCGTGCACCAGCCCGACATTCTCATCGTCGAGGGGCTGAATGTGTTGCAACCGCCGACACCGGGCAACCGACTCGCGGTCAGCGACCTCTTCGACTTCACGATCTACGTCGACGCACGAACGACAGACATCGCCCGCTGGTACGAAGAACGTTTCCTGAAGCTCAAGAAGGGCGCGTTTGCGAGCCCGAGCTCGTACTTCCACCGCTATGCGAGTCTTTCTGACGATGAGGCACGCCAGACAGCAAACTCCATCTGGGAGTCGATCAACCAGCCCAACCTTCTCCAGAACGTACTGCCGACACGCTCGCGCGCGACGCTGGTGCTCAGAAAAGACGCCCAGCACCACGTCAGCCGCGTGTTGCTGCGCAAGATCTGA
- the glmM gene encoding phosphoglucosamine mutase, whose protein sequence is MGSLFGTDGVRGLANRDVTADLALRVAQAAAVVLGAEARRAGRRPVAVLARDPRTSGDFIAAAVAAGFASSGVDVYDAGVIPTPAAAYLVADFGADFGCMISASHNPAPDNGIKFFARKGKKLDDDIEDQIEVALTEPFLTPLGSDVGRIRRFADAEDRYVVHLLSTLPHSLEGLHVVLDCAHGAAAGVSPHVFATAGATVTVMGNDPTGDNINDQVGSTHMQALIDTVRELGADVGIAHDGDADRCLAVDHNGAIVDGDQIMAILATALDARGALKDRTLVATVMSNLGLRVAMAEQGIRMLETRVGDRYVLEAINAEGYNLGGEQSGHIIFGDYATTGDGILTGLQLVSQMAATGKSLAELASIMKVYPQTLVNVRGVDREAVASDDVIAQAVLEAGVELGNTGRVLLRPSGTEPLVRVMVEAADQATADRVAARLADLVRERLALTPAT, encoded by the coding sequence GTGGGTAGCCTCTTCGGCACTGACGGCGTGCGTGGGCTCGCGAACAGAGATGTCACGGCAGATCTGGCCCTTCGTGTAGCCCAGGCGGCCGCGGTTGTGCTCGGTGCTGAGGCGCGCCGTGCCGGCCGCAGGCCTGTCGCGGTCCTCGCACGCGACCCGCGTACATCGGGCGATTTCATCGCGGCCGCGGTTGCAGCGGGATTCGCCAGTTCTGGTGTCGACGTCTATGACGCCGGCGTCATCCCGACCCCCGCGGCGGCATACCTCGTCGCTGACTTCGGCGCTGATTTCGGCTGCATGATCTCGGCTTCGCACAATCCTGCTCCTGACAACGGCATCAAGTTCTTCGCCCGCAAGGGGAAGAAGCTCGACGATGACATCGAAGATCAGATCGAGGTCGCTCTCACCGAGCCGTTCCTCACCCCGCTGGGTTCCGACGTCGGCAGGATCCGCAGGTTCGCTGACGCCGAGGATCGCTACGTCGTCCACCTGCTGTCGACACTGCCTCACAGCCTCGAAGGCCTGCATGTCGTTCTCGACTGTGCGCACGGGGCTGCGGCGGGAGTCTCTCCGCACGTCTTCGCCACTGCGGGAGCGACTGTCACCGTCATGGGCAACGACCCCACCGGCGACAACATCAACGACCAGGTGGGCTCGACCCACATGCAGGCCCTCATCGACACCGTGCGCGAGTTGGGTGCCGACGTGGGCATCGCCCACGATGGTGACGCTGACCGGTGCCTGGCGGTCGACCATAACGGCGCGATTGTCGACGGCGACCAGATCATGGCTATCCTCGCCACCGCACTCGATGCGCGAGGGGCGCTCAAAGACCGAACACTTGTCGCGACCGTGATGAGCAATCTGGGGCTTCGTGTCGCGATGGCTGAGCAGGGCATCCGGATGCTCGAGACCCGTGTCGGTGACCGTTACGTTCTCGAGGCCATCAACGCCGAAGGCTACAACCTCGGTGGTGAACAGTCCGGCCACATCATCTTCGGCGACTACGCCACGACCGGAGACGGAATTCTGACCGGGCTGCAGCTCGTGAGCCAGATGGCTGCGACCGGAAAGTCTCTCGCCGAGCTCGCGTCGATCATGAAGGTGTACCCGCAGACGCTCGTGAACGTTCGTGGTGTCGACAGGGAAGCTGTCGCGTCTGATGACGTCATAGCCCAGGCGGTGCTCGAGGCCGGTGTCGAACTCGGCAACACGGGTCGCGTGCTTCTGCGTCCGTCCGGTACCGAGCCTCTCGTTCGCGTGATGGTTGAAGCCGCGGACCAGGCAACGGCAGACAGGGTTGCTGCGCGGCTGGCGGATCTTGTTCGCGAGCGACTGGCGCTGACGCCCGCCACGTAG
- the rpsI gene encoding 30S ribosomal protein S9 → MAKIADQIDVAPESYSTETPTIETPKAARPVLSVGGAAVGRRKQAIARVRLTPGAGTIVVNGREFENFFPNKLHQQLINDPFKLLDLLGSYDVIAKISGGGPSGQAGALRLGIARALNEIDEENNRATLKKAGFLSRDARVKERKKAGLKKARKAPQFSKR, encoded by the coding sequence GTGGCGAAGATCGCAGATCAGATTGACGTGGCTCCCGAGAGCTACTCGACCGAAACCCCCACCATCGAGACCCCCAAGGCAGCTCGCCCCGTACTGAGCGTCGGTGGCGCAGCCGTCGGTCGTCGCAAGCAGGCCATCGCCCGCGTGCGTCTGACCCCCGGCGCAGGCACCATCGTCGTCAACGGCCGCGAGTTCGAGAACTTCTTCCCGAACAAACTGCACCAGCAGCTGATCAACGACCCTTTCAAGCTCCTCGACCTGCTCGGCAGCTACGACGTGATCGCCAAGATCTCCGGTGGTGGCCCTTCCGGCCAGGCCGGTGCGCTGCGCCTCGGCATCGCCCGTGCGCTCAACGAGATCGACGAAGAGAACAACCGTGCAACCCTGAAGAAGGCCGGCTTCCTGAGCCGCGACGCACGCGTGAAAGAGCGCAAGAAGGCCGGTCTCAAGAAGGCTCGTAAGGCTCCTCAGTTCTCGAAGCGCTAA
- the rplM gene encoding 50S ribosomal protein L13, translating into MTRTYSPKVSELVRNWVIIDATDVVLGRLASHAAIILRGKNKPTFSPHLDGGDFVIIINAEKVALTGSKALQKKAYRHSGYPGGLSAVTYAELLEKNPTRAVEKAIRGMLPKNSIGRSQLTKLKVYTGSEHPHAAQQPVPYTFDQVAQ; encoded by the coding sequence GTGACGCGTACCTATTCCCCCAAAGTGAGCGAGCTCGTTCGCAACTGGGTCATCATCGATGCAACCGACGTGGTGCTCGGCCGTCTGGCCAGCCACGCCGCGATCATTCTCCGTGGTAAGAACAAGCCGACCTTCAGCCCCCACCTCGACGGTGGCGACTTCGTCATCATCATCAACGCCGAGAAGGTCGCCCTCACCGGCTCGAAGGCCCTGCAGAAGAAGGCGTACCGCCACTCCGGTTACCCGGGAGGCCTCTCGGCTGTCACGTACGCCGAGCTTCTCGAGAAGAACCCCACCCGCGCGGTCGAGAAGGCCATCCGTGGCATGCTGCCGAAGAACTCGATCGGCCGTTCGCAGCTGACCAAGCTCAAGGTCTACACGGGCAGCGAGCACCCGCACGCCGCGCAGCAGCCCGTTCCGTACACCTTCGACCAGGTCGCGCAGTAG
- the truA gene encoding tRNA pseudouridine(38-40) synthase TruA, with protein MVVRVRLDLAYDGTDFAGWARQPGLRTIQGEVEKALAGLYSKLGPIASLVVAGRTDAGVHARGQVAHLDLSDEQAAKIEVSRIALSVNGLLSTMPSTMPSNTPGGNQDIVIRRSTISDEGFDARFSALWRRYEYRIADTLPARNPLTRRTTAWTTKPLDVELMNEAAAQMLGLHDWAAFCRPRPFATTIRTLQEFMWVRTGDDTVVASLEADAFCHSMVRALVGATVAVGEGRLSVDDVVRLREALERTSAFKVMPARGLTLTEVGYPDAAGLAVRANETRARRTREALIAERAEQAARAEQTHGTGARQLANQPEMG; from the coding sequence GTGGTGGTTCGAGTTCGCCTCGATCTCGCTTACGACGGCACCGATTTTGCCGGCTGGGCGCGCCAGCCTGGTCTTCGTACCATCCAGGGCGAAGTAGAGAAGGCTCTCGCGGGCCTGTACTCGAAACTGGGTCCCATCGCCTCCCTGGTTGTCGCCGGGCGCACCGATGCAGGTGTGCACGCTCGCGGTCAGGTGGCCCACCTCGATCTCAGTGACGAGCAGGCTGCGAAGATCGAGGTGAGTCGTATTGCACTCAGCGTGAATGGATTGCTCAGCACGATGCCGAGTACCATGCCGAGTAACACGCCCGGTGGCAACCAGGACATCGTGATTCGGCGCAGCACCATCTCCGACGAAGGATTCGACGCGCGGTTCTCTGCACTCTGGCGTCGGTATGAGTACCGCATCGCCGACACGCTTCCCGCCCGCAACCCCCTTACCCGCCGAACGACAGCGTGGACGACCAAACCCCTCGACGTCGAGCTCATGAATGAGGCTGCGGCCCAGATGCTGGGGCTGCATGACTGGGCGGCGTTCTGCCGCCCGCGGCCGTTCGCCACGACCATCCGTACTCTCCAGGAGTTCATGTGGGTCCGGACTGGCGACGACACGGTCGTCGCCTCGCTGGAGGCTGATGCGTTCTGCCACAGCATGGTGAGGGCTCTGGTTGGCGCGACAGTCGCCGTCGGGGAAGGGCGACTGAGCGTGGATGATGTCGTGCGACTGCGTGAGGCGCTCGAGCGCACAAGTGCCTTCAAGGTGATGCCGGCGCGCGGGCTCACGCTCACAGAGGTCGGGTACCCTGATGCGGCGGGCCTCGCCGTTCGCGCCAACGAGACGCGGGCACGGCGCACGCGCGAGGCGCTGATCGCTGAACGAGCCGAACAGGCCGCGCGAGCCGAGCAGACCCACGGGACGGGCGCGCGCCAACTGGCCAATCAGCCAGAAATGGGCTAG
- a CDS encoding Lrp/AsnC family transcriptional regulator, with product MLPRKAKRSPFSSYVGARFEQPEVELDDKDLSLLRELAKDSRQSQRALSRSVGMSPPAVAERLARFERTGIVRQYSVSIDWNKLGLGVVALVNVTLKPGCDRQEVFDALAGMVELEQLTIVTGRYDLAARFRISDQAHLRELILDRVPTLPGILRTETLLGLGTLDTEDFASRMFDAFPGDECVERAV from the coding sequence ATGTTGCCCAGAAAAGCAAAACGCAGTCCGTTCTCGTCGTACGTCGGGGCTCGCTTCGAACAGCCCGAAGTCGAACTCGATGACAAGGATCTCTCCCTCTTGAGGGAGCTCGCAAAGGATTCGCGGCAGTCGCAGCGGGCATTGAGCCGTTCGGTCGGCATGTCGCCTCCGGCTGTCGCTGAACGGCTCGCGCGTTTCGAGCGCACCGGCATCGTCAGGCAGTACTCCGTCTCGATCGACTGGAACAAGCTCGGGTTGGGTGTCGTTGCGCTGGTCAACGTGACGCTCAAGCCTGGTTGTGATCGCCAGGAGGTCTTCGACGCACTCGCCGGCATGGTCGAGCTCGAACAGCTCACCATCGTCACGGGCAGGTATGACCTTGCTGCACGATTTCGAATCAGTGACCAGGCGCATCTGCGTGAACTGATTCTCGACAGGGTGCCCACGCTCCCGGGAATTCTGAGAACCGAGACGCTGCTCGGTCTTGGTACTCTCGACACCGAAGACTTTGCGTCGAGAATGTTCGACGCATTTCCGGGCGACGAGTGCGTCGAGAGGGCGGTCTGA
- a CDS encoding acyl-CoA dehydrogenase family protein translates to MPLPPHAPRSFTTPLPVITSATAAGEAGVRLAEQFADVAAERDREGTAPFGEVAALRETGLLPALVPSGLGGGGLDWTSVFVALRPIIRADAGLGHVFAYHFVNSWRLALNEDSAAITSLQRGLAANHWFWGGAGNPRDANLALTPVEGGFTVSGRKFFATGAQVSDRITASGTRVDTGEKLSIVIDATQQGVTHHDDWNSIGQRLSASGSVSFTDAFVATAHVLGFGGQEGPRYRPYSSLSILLFQLALDHVHVGLAEGALAAASDYVTSTTRPWSTSGVEHATDDPHIRALFGELQAQTRAADALTWQATETFVEAAERGWQLTDAQRGEAAVEIAAAKVFTTEVALTVSSRIFELTGARATASSYAFDRFWRNARTITLHDPVAYKAQEVGDHGLVGTFPAPSGYS, encoded by the coding sequence GTGCCCCTGCCGCCTCACGCCCCTCGTTCGTTCACCACTCCCCTGCCGGTGATCACCAGCGCAACAGCAGCAGGGGAAGCTGGCGTTCGCTTGGCCGAACAGTTCGCAGACGTCGCTGCGGAACGGGACCGCGAGGGCACGGCGCCGTTCGGCGAGGTCGCCGCACTACGCGAGACCGGTCTGCTTCCTGCCCTGGTGCCATCCGGGCTCGGTGGTGGCGGGCTCGACTGGACTTCCGTCTTCGTCGCCCTGCGCCCGATCATCAGGGCAGATGCCGGGCTCGGCCACGTGTTCGCGTATCACTTCGTCAATTCGTGGCGGCTTGCACTCAACGAAGACTCCGCAGCCATCACGTCTCTGCAGCGCGGCCTCGCAGCCAACCACTGGTTCTGGGGCGGGGCGGGCAATCCCCGCGATGCGAACCTCGCCCTCACCCCCGTCGAGGGTGGTTTCACGGTTTCTGGCCGCAAGTTCTTCGCGACCGGAGCACAGGTGTCCGACCGCATCACCGCCAGCGGCACTCGGGTCGACACCGGGGAGAAGCTGTCGATCGTGATCGACGCGACCCAGCAGGGAGTGACACACCACGACGACTGGAACAGCATCGGGCAGCGCCTCTCGGCCTCCGGCTCGGTCTCGTTCACCGATGCCTTCGTAGCAACGGCCCACGTCCTCGGATTCGGCGGACAGGAGGGGCCTCGCTACCGCCCGTACTCCTCGCTGTCGATCCTTCTCTTCCAGCTCGCCCTCGACCACGTGCACGTCGGCCTCGCCGAGGGTGCCCTGGCCGCAGCATCCGACTACGTCACCTCCACAACACGGCCCTGGTCCACCAGCGGAGTCGAACACGCCACAGATGACCCACACATTCGCGCGCTGTTCGGTGAGCTCCAGGCACAGACACGGGCAGCGGATGCCCTGACCTGGCAAGCGACGGAGACCTTCGTCGAGGCTGCCGAGCGCGGCTGGCAACTGACTGATGCCCAACGCGGTGAAGCCGCCGTGGAGATCGCCGCTGCAAAGGTCTTCACCACAGAAGTCGCGTTGACCGTGTCGTCTCGCATCTTCGAACTGACGGGAGCCCGAGCGACAGCCTCGAGCTATGCCTTCGACAGGTTCTGGCGGAACGCACGCACTATCACCCTGCACGACCCGGTTGCCTACAAAGCCCAGGAGGTCGGTGACCACGGCCTCGTGGGCACCTTCCCGGCGCCGAGCGGCTACAGCTGA